One genomic region from Labeo rohita strain BAU-BD-2019 chromosome 7, IGBB_LRoh.1.0, whole genome shotgun sequence encodes:
- the sirt3 gene encoding NAD-dependent protein deacetylase sirtuin-3, mitochondrial isoform X3 yields MLYLKTGLNVCIRCFTEKSVWRRGLSTTQNLSRTNLAHQTILSHIPHTQKGAVFLLQFHYCPAAFIRCGGVRGLFGGGRGNVRQQTLEDIAENIRERKFKRIVVMAGAGISTPSGIPDFRTPGSGLYDNLQQYNLPYAEAIFEINYFHHNPNPFFALAKELYPGNYQPNLTHYFIRLLHDKGQLLRMYTQNIDGLERMAGIPPKMLVEAHGTFATATCTVCRQNYKGEELRNDIMEGTIPKCPTCKGIIKPDIVFFGEELPQQFFTYLTDFPIADLLIVMGTSLEVEPFASLAGAVRGSVSRLLINRDLVGPFAWGSQRHNDVAELGDVVSGVKKLVELLGWKQELEVLMNVGGERQ; encoded by the exons ATGCTGTACTTAAAAACGGGTCTAAATGTATGCATACGCTGTTTTACAGAGAAATCTGTATGGAGACGAGGACTGTCTACTACACAAA ATCTGTCAAGAACAAACCTTGCCCATCAAACGATATTGTCACATATTCCTCATACACAGAAGGGTGCTGTATTTCTTTTACAATTCCATTACTGTCC AGCTGCCTTCATAAGATGTGGTGGAGTAAGAGGGCTGTTTGGAGGAGGCCGTGGCAATGTTCGTCAGCAGACTCTGGAGGACATTGCAGAAAACATCAGAGAGCgcaagttcaaaagaatagtgGTGATGGCAGGGGCAGGTATCAGCACACCCAGTGGAATCCCAGACTTCAG AACGCCTGGCAGCGGTCTTTATGACAACCTTCAACAGTACAATCTGCCTTATGCTGAGGccatatttgaaataaattactttcaTCACAATCCAAACCCTTTTTTCGCTCTTGCCAAAGAGCTTTATCCTGGTAATTACCAACCCAATCTGACGCACTACTTCATTCGTCTGCTTCATGATAAGGGACAACTACTCAGGATGTACACACAAAACATTGATGGACTAGAGCGAA TGGCTGGCATCCCTCCAAAGATGTTGGTGGAGGCACATGGAACATTTGCCACAGCCACATGCACAGTTTGCAGACAGAATTACAAGGGAGAGGAACTCAGG AATGATATCATGGAAGGAACAATACCCAAATGCCCTACTTGTAAAGGAATCATCAAGCCTGACATTGTGTTCTTTGGTGAGGAGCTCCCTCAGCAATTCTTCACCTACCTTACAGACTTCCCAATAGCAGACTTACTGATTGTCATGGGAACATCTCTAGAG GTGGAGCCCTTCGCCAGCTTGGCTGGTGCCGTGCGTGGTTCTGTGTCACGGCTTTTGATAAATCGAGATCTTGTGGGGCCGTTTGCTTGGGGGTCCCAACGTCACAATGACGTGGCTGAGCTGGGTGACGTGGTGAGTGGGGTAAAAAAGCTGGTGGAGCTCCTTGGTTGGAAGCAGGAATTAGAAGTCCTAATGAATGTTGGCGGAGAAAG ACAGTGA
- the sirt3 gene encoding NAD-dependent protein deacetylase sirtuin-3, mitochondrial isoform X2 produces the protein MLYLKTGLNVCIRCFTEKSVWRRGLSTTQNLSRTNLAHQTILSHIPHTQKGAVFLLQFHYCPAAFIRCGGVRGLFGGGRGNVRQQTLEDIAENIRERKFKRIVVMAGAGISTPSGIPDFRTPGSGLYDNLQQYNLPYAEAIFEINYFHHNPNPFFALAKELYPGNYQPNLTHYFIRLLHDKGQLLRMYTQNIDGLERMAGIPPKMLVEAHGTFATATCTVCRQNYKGEELRNDIMEGTIPKCPTCKGIIKPDIVFFGEELPQQFFTYLTDFPIADLLIVMGTSLEVEPFASLAGAVRGSVSRLLINRDLVGPFAWGSQRHNDVAELGDVVSGVKKLVELLGWKQELEVLMNVGGERPKN, from the exons ATGCTGTACTTAAAAACGGGTCTAAATGTATGCATACGCTGTTTTACAGAGAAATCTGTATGGAGACGAGGACTGTCTACTACACAAA ATCTGTCAAGAACAAACCTTGCCCATCAAACGATATTGTCACATATTCCTCATACACAGAAGGGTGCTGTATTTCTTTTACAATTCCATTACTGTCC AGCTGCCTTCATAAGATGTGGTGGAGTAAGAGGGCTGTTTGGAGGAGGCCGTGGCAATGTTCGTCAGCAGACTCTGGAGGACATTGCAGAAAACATCAGAGAGCgcaagttcaaaagaatagtgGTGATGGCAGGGGCAGGTATCAGCACACCCAGTGGAATCCCAGACTTCAG AACGCCTGGCAGCGGTCTTTATGACAACCTTCAACAGTACAATCTGCCTTATGCTGAGGccatatttgaaataaattactttcaTCACAATCCAAACCCTTTTTTCGCTCTTGCCAAAGAGCTTTATCCTGGTAATTACCAACCCAATCTGACGCACTACTTCATTCGTCTGCTTCATGATAAGGGACAACTACTCAGGATGTACACACAAAACATTGATGGACTAGAGCGAA TGGCTGGCATCCCTCCAAAGATGTTGGTGGAGGCACATGGAACATTTGCCACAGCCACATGCACAGTTTGCAGACAGAATTACAAGGGAGAGGAACTCAGG AATGATATCATGGAAGGAACAATACCCAAATGCCCTACTTGTAAAGGAATCATCAAGCCTGACATTGTGTTCTTTGGTGAGGAGCTCCCTCAGCAATTCTTCACCTACCTTACAGACTTCCCAATAGCAGACTTACTGATTGTCATGGGAACATCTCTAGAG GTGGAGCCCTTCGCCAGCTTGGCTGGTGCCGTGCGTGGTTCTGTGTCACGGCTTTTGATAAATCGAGATCTTGTGGGGCCGTTTGCTTGGGGGTCCCAACGTCACAATGACGTGGCTGAGCTGGGTGACGTGGTGAGTGGGGTAAAAAAGCTGGTGGAGCTCCTTGGTTGGAAGCAGGAATTAGAAGTCCTAATGAATGTTGGCGGAGAAAG GCCTAAAAACTAG
- the sirt3 gene encoding NAD-dependent protein deacetylase sirtuin-3, mitochondrial isoform X1, with the protein MLYLKTGLNVCIRCFTEKSVWRRGLSTTQNLSRTNLAHQTILSHIPHTQKGAVFLLQFHYCPAAFIRCGGVRGLFGGGRGNVRQQTLEDIAENIRERKFKRIVVMAGAGISTPSGIPDFRTPGSGLYDNLQQYNLPYAEAIFEINYFHHNPNPFFALAKELYPGNYQPNLTHYFIRLLHDKGQLLRMYTQNIDGLERMAGIPPKMLVEAHGTFATATCTVCRQNYKGEELRNDIMEGTIPKCPTCKGIIKPDIVFFGEELPQQFFTYLTDFPIADLLIVMGTSLEVEPFASLAGAVRGSVSRLLINRDLVGPFAWGSQRHNDVAELGDVVSGVKKLVELLGWKQELEVLMNVGGERKQSI; encoded by the exons ATGCTGTACTTAAAAACGGGTCTAAATGTATGCATACGCTGTTTTACAGAGAAATCTGTATGGAGACGAGGACTGTCTACTACACAAA ATCTGTCAAGAACAAACCTTGCCCATCAAACGATATTGTCACATATTCCTCATACACAGAAGGGTGCTGTATTTCTTTTACAATTCCATTACTGTCC AGCTGCCTTCATAAGATGTGGTGGAGTAAGAGGGCTGTTTGGAGGAGGCCGTGGCAATGTTCGTCAGCAGACTCTGGAGGACATTGCAGAAAACATCAGAGAGCgcaagttcaaaagaatagtgGTGATGGCAGGGGCAGGTATCAGCACACCCAGTGGAATCCCAGACTTCAG AACGCCTGGCAGCGGTCTTTATGACAACCTTCAACAGTACAATCTGCCTTATGCTGAGGccatatttgaaataaattactttcaTCACAATCCAAACCCTTTTTTCGCTCTTGCCAAAGAGCTTTATCCTGGTAATTACCAACCCAATCTGACGCACTACTTCATTCGTCTGCTTCATGATAAGGGACAACTACTCAGGATGTACACACAAAACATTGATGGACTAGAGCGAA TGGCTGGCATCCCTCCAAAGATGTTGGTGGAGGCACATGGAACATTTGCCACAGCCACATGCACAGTTTGCAGACAGAATTACAAGGGAGAGGAACTCAGG AATGATATCATGGAAGGAACAATACCCAAATGCCCTACTTGTAAAGGAATCATCAAGCCTGACATTGTGTTCTTTGGTGAGGAGCTCCCTCAGCAATTCTTCACCTACCTTACAGACTTCCCAATAGCAGACTTACTGATTGTCATGGGAACATCTCTAGAG GTGGAGCCCTTCGCCAGCTTGGCTGGTGCCGTGCGTGGTTCTGTGTCACGGCTTTTGATAAATCGAGATCTTGTGGGGCCGTTTGCTTGGGGGTCCCAACGTCACAATGACGTGGCTGAGCTGGGTGACGTGGTGAGTGGGGTAAAAAAGCTGGTGGAGCTCCTTGGTTGGAAGCAGGAATTAGAAGTCCTAATGAATGTTGGCGGAGAAAG GAAGCAGTCtatataa
- the sirt3 gene encoding NAD-dependent protein deacetylase sirtuin-3, mitochondrial isoform X4, translated as MAGAGISTPSGIPDFRTPGSGLYDNLQQYNLPYAEAIFEINYFHHNPNPFFALAKELYPGNYQPNLTHYFIRLLHDKGQLLRMYTQNIDGLERMAGIPPKMLVEAHGTFATATCTVCRQNYKGEELRNDIMEGTIPKCPTCKGIIKPDIVFFGEELPQQFFTYLTDFPIADLLIVMGTSLEVEPFASLAGAVRGSVSRLLINRDLVGPFAWGSQRHNDVAELGDVVSGVKKLVELLGWKQELEVLMNVGGERKQSI; from the exons ATGGCAGGGGCAGGTATCAGCACACCCAGTGGAATCCCAGACTTCAG AACGCCTGGCAGCGGTCTTTATGACAACCTTCAACAGTACAATCTGCCTTATGCTGAGGccatatttgaaataaattactttcaTCACAATCCAAACCCTTTTTTCGCTCTTGCCAAAGAGCTTTATCCTGGTAATTACCAACCCAATCTGACGCACTACTTCATTCGTCTGCTTCATGATAAGGGACAACTACTCAGGATGTACACACAAAACATTGATGGACTAGAGCGAA TGGCTGGCATCCCTCCAAAGATGTTGGTGGAGGCACATGGAACATTTGCCACAGCCACATGCACAGTTTGCAGACAGAATTACAAGGGAGAGGAACTCAGG AATGATATCATGGAAGGAACAATACCCAAATGCCCTACTTGTAAAGGAATCATCAAGCCTGACATTGTGTTCTTTGGTGAGGAGCTCCCTCAGCAATTCTTCACCTACCTTACAGACTTCCCAATAGCAGACTTACTGATTGTCATGGGAACATCTCTAGAG GTGGAGCCCTTCGCCAGCTTGGCTGGTGCCGTGCGTGGTTCTGTGTCACGGCTTTTGATAAATCGAGATCTTGTGGGGCCGTTTGCTTGGGGGTCCCAACGTCACAATGACGTGGCTGAGCTGGGTGACGTGGTGAGTGGGGTAAAAAAGCTGGTGGAGCTCCTTGGTTGGAAGCAGGAATTAGAAGTCCTAATGAATGTTGGCGGAGAAAG GAAGCAGTCtatataa
- the LOC127167610 gene encoding gastrula zinc finger protein XlCGF57.1-like: MEFVEESEDVSDAESSKMNNEEAKEQRELMESNKECQAWNEMEENQEAPNSINGENSFSGTHTKDGFSQESTEAKNAFACQHCGKTFSQKGHLKYHIRIHTGERPYKCHQCDKSFTQKGHLRDHIITHTGERPFTCPQCGKGFMSKGNLNVHIKIHTRERPFTCPQCGKTYTCKGHLKEHLGTHTGERPFTCPQCEKSFTRKGNLNIHMKTHTRERPYTCPQCGKSYTSKGHLKEHIGTHTGERPFACPRCGKCFTRKGSLNIHIKGHTRESPYSCPQCGKCFPTKGHLDSHVRVHTGEKPFTCPQCGKSFNQRGHLKHHIRIHTGERPFSCQLCGKGFTQAQSLKFHLQFHSGERPFGCDECGQKFVLESLLKRHLRTHSNEQPYLCSVCGKSFLFLDYFKQHQKIHSSVKSHGCSECGSSFMRARDLERHRRIHSGEKPFKCSHCGKGFTESGNLVKHERVHTGEKPYQCLSCGRSFRQSRSLLAHVEKHCPQVVTVTNLQASAPNTLCEIQMNPMMQSVHQ; encoded by the exons ATGGAGTTTGTTGAAGAGAGTGAAGACGTCAGTGATGCTGAATCATCCAAGATGAATAATGAAGAGGCTAAAGAACAAAGAG aactGATGGAATCAAACAAGGAATGTCAAGCATGGAATGAAATGGAGGAGAATCAGGAAGCTCCTAATTCCATAAATGGAGAAAACTCTTTTAGTGGGACACATACTAAGGATGGTTTCTCTCAAGAAAGCACAGAagccaaaaatgcttttgcaTGCCAGCATTGTGGAAAGACTTTTTCGCAAAAAGGACACCTGAAGTATCACATAAGAATTCATACCGGAGAAAGGCCTTACAAGTGTCATCAGTGTGACAAATCTTTCACACAAAAAGGCCACCTTAGGGACCATATAATAACTCACACTGGTGAGAGGCCATTCACCTGTCCTCAGTGTGGCAAGGGTTTTATGAGCAAAGGAAACCTTAATGTTCACATTAAAATTCACACCCGAGAGAGGCCTTTCACTTGTCCGCAGTGTGGAAAGACTTACACGTGTAAAGGACACCTTAAAGAACACTTAGGAACTCACACTGGTGAAAGGCCTTTCACATGCCCACAATGTGAAAAGAGTTTCACACGGAAAGGAAACCTTAATATTCACATGAAAACTCACACCAGAGAGAGGCCTTACACATGCCctcagtgtgggaagagttaCACATCTAAAGGACACCTTAAGGAACACATAGGAACTCACACTGGTGAGAGGCCTTTCGCATGTCCTCGATGTGGAAAGTGTTTTACACGTAAAGGAAGTCTTAATATTCACATAAAAGGTCACACTAGAGAGAGTCCTTATTcatgccctcagtgtggaaagtgtTTCCCAACTAAAGGCCATCTTGACAGTCACGTAAGAGttcacaccggagagaagccGTTCACATGTCCTCAGTGTGGGAAGAGCTTCAATCAACGAGGACATCTGAAGCATCACATAAGAATTCACACAGGTGAAAGGCCTTTCTCATGCCAGTTGTGTGGTAAAGGTTTCACACAGGCGCAAAGCCTTAAATTTCACCTGCAGTTTCACTCTGGCGAAAGGCCATTTGGCTGTGATGAGTGTGGTCAAAAATTTGTTTTGGAGTCACTGCTGAAAAGACACCTGAGGACGCATTCCAACGAGCAGCCTTATTTGTGCTCTGTTTGTGGGAAGAGTTTTCTATTCCTTGACTATTTTAAACAGCACCAGAAAATACATAGCAGTGTGAAGTCTCATGGTTGCTCTGAATGTGGAAGTTCCTTCATGAGAGCCAGAGACTTGGAGCGGCACAGAAGAATCCattctggagaaaaaccttTCAAGTGCTCACATTGTGGAAAGGGATTCACTGAGTCTGGAAACCTGGTAAAACATGAAAGAGTGcatactggagagaagccgtacCAATGCCTTTCATGTGGGAGGAGTTTTAGACAATCACGTAGTCTATTGGCTCATGTAGAAAAGCACTGTCCACAAGTCGTTACAGTGACCAACCTTCAGGCTTCAGCTCCAAACACACTGTGTGAAATTCAGATGAACCCGATGATGCAATCTGTGCATCAGTAG
- the jph3a gene encoding LOW QUALITY PROTEIN: junctophilin-3 (The sequence of the model RefSeq protein was modified relative to this genomic sequence to represent the inferred CDS: deleted 1 base in 1 codon), producing MSTGGRFDFDDGGSYCGGWEQGKAHGRGVCTGPQGQGEYAGAWSHGFEVLGVYTWPSGNSYKGTWAQGKRHGIGVESKGRWEYKGEWTQGFKGRYGKLESTSSGSRYEGTWSNGLQDGYGSETYSDGGTYQGQWLSGMRHGYGVRQSVPYGMAAIIFSPMCTSINSLRSDHSEGAPTPEDGSGVSGVSGSPVGRSGFVLCAHSEADRHRKRKGRFRQSILSGLKLRRSESKSSLASQLSKQSSFCSEAGMSTVSSAASDINSNVSLGEAEAGGSVDATVTETYAGEWRNDMRSGWGVSHRSDGLHYEGEWFGNKRHGYGCTTFPDGTKEEGKYKQNVLVSGKRKNLIPLRTSKIREKVDRAVEAAEKAADIAKQKAEIALSRMSHARGKAEAAEGVAQRALEECRLARAIAKELSPSFHHYGNGLECQRPKHQDRKEKDLEVVSTGTDSPELCTPDTTPPAQTPDLSPVLSSPSSPPCSPPTHRTRNACFMRQSAVDEQGGAEIQVLVEGRGMDTMRGGANSWTAEMYPHRRGSKGESSRSTTPSLLEEEIGHVNGHENSSTHHPWENGSSNHKSIEHMAPEKVWDQMSSNPKPWKHVSLNQKSREHTISREREREHKASNHKSVDCDSSKFKPQVHIYSNHKSAGHNLSNHKTNEHASLNHKPKEFISAHDKPHVSYHYNPQEHVSSYHKQHEHVHSNHKPRKSFTNHSIGEPSLNAYQLLERGANNSTLEWTVENNSQWIPSHSHVQEKKEGENDYRVEMRFQPLDSVSHQNFGSGMKCSGLQGHNLQRLRQRNHEGKEWGLAAREGSMDSVQMLDTLNVGVDVEEWPLHRDITLSPPLTSSPEPLEQEGEHLNLIKTNSGSSSVLVVMVILLNIGVAILFIHFFI from the exons ATGTCCACTGGAGGCAGGTTTGACTTTGATGATGGGGGGTCGTACTGTGGAGGGTGGGAACAGGGCAAGGCACATGGCCGAGGGGTCTGCACGGGGCCCCAGGGCCAG GGGGAGTACGCGGGGGCCTGGAGCCACGGATTCGAAGTTCTCGGAGTTTACACTTGGCCCAGTGGGAACAGTTACAAAGGAACCTGGGCGCAGGGCAAGAGGCATGGCATCGGCGTGGAGAGCAAAGGGAGGTGGGAGTACAAGGGGGAATGGACACAAGGGTTCAAAGGCAGGTACGGGAAGTTGGAAAGCACTAGCAGCGGTTCCCGTTACGAAGGCACCTGGAGCAACGGCTTACAGGATGGATATGGCTCGGAGACCTATTCGGATGGAG GGACATACCAGGGCCAGTGGTTGAGCGGTATGCGTCATGGCTATGGAGTGCGACAGAGTGTGCCTTATGGCATGGCAGCCATCATCTTCTCCCCTATGTGCACCTCCATAAACTCCCTACGATCCGATCACAGCGAAGGGGCTCCCACTCCAGAAGATGGCTCTGGTGTCAGTGGGGTATCTGGCAGCCCAGTGGGGCGTAGTGGCTTTGTACTTTGTGCTCACAGTGAAGCGGACAGGCACAGGAAGAGGAAAGGCCGCTTCCGACAGTCCATACTGAGTGGTTTAAAGTTGCGGAGATCTGAGTCCAAGAGCTCTCTGGCCAGCCAGTTAAGCAAGCAGAGTTCCTTCTGCAGCGAGGCAGGTATGAGCACAGTCAGCTCAGCTGCCTCAGACATCAACTCCAACGTCAGCTTAGGTGAAGCGGAGGCAGGGGGCAGCGTGGATGCCACTGTCACCGAAACATATGCTGGCGAATGGAGGAATGACATGCGATCTGGGTGGGGAGTAAGTCATCGCTCAGATGGACTTCACTATGAAGGTGAGTGGTTTGGAAACAAGCGGCATGGCTATGGCTGCACCACCTTTCCAGATGGAACCAAGGAAGAGGGAAAATACAAGCAGAACGTTCTGGTGAGTGGCAAGCGGAAAAACCTAATACCACTCCGTACCAGCAAAATCCGTGAAAAGGTGGATCGTGCTGTGGAAGCTGCCGAGAAAGCTGCAGACATAGCCAAGCAGAAGGCTGAGATTGCATTGTCCAG GATGAGCCATGCTAGAGGAAAGGCAGAGGCTGCAGAGGGAGTCGCACAGAGAGCCCTGGAGGAGTGTCGTCTGGCCAGGGCTATAGCCAAAGAACTTTCCCCCTCTTTCCATCACTATGGGAATG GACTGGAGTGCCAGAGACCAAAGCATCAGGACAGGAAAGAGAAAGACCTGGAAGTGGTCTCGACTGGCACAGACAGCCCTGAGCTCTGCACGCCAGACACAACTCCCCCAGCCCAGACACCTGACCTGAGCCCAGTTCTAAGCAGCCCCTCCTCGCCCCCCTGCAGCCCACCTACCCATCGCACCAGGAATGCTTGTTTCATGCGGCAGAGTGCTGTGGATGAACAAGGAGGGGCCGAGATTCAGGTTTTAGTAGAAGGTAGAGGCATGGACACCATGAGAGGTGGGGCCAACAGCTGGACTGCTGAGATGTATCCTCACAGAAGAGGAAGCAAAGGGGAGAGCAGTCGTTCCACAACCCCATCCTTGCTGGAAGAGGAGATCGGTCACGTTAATGGACATGAGAATTCCTCAACTCATCACCCATGGGAGAACGGCTCCTCTAATCACAAGTCCATTGAGCATATGGCCCCCGAGAAGGTGTGGGATCAAATGTCCTCCAATCCAAAGCCCTGGAAGCATGTTTCCTTAAATCAAAAATCCAGGGAACATACAATTTCCAGGGAACGGGAACGGGAGCATAAAGCATCCAATCACAAATCTGTCGATTGCGACTCTTCCAAGTTCAAACCACAGGTGCACATATATTCCAATCACAAGTCAGCGGGTCATAATTTATCCAATCACAAGACCAATGAGCATGCTTCCTTGAATCACAAACCAAAGGAGTTTATTTCTGCACATGACAAACCACACGTTTCTTACCATTATAACCCCCAAGAGCATGTTTCCTCCTATCACAAACAACATGAGCATGTCCACTCCAACCACAAGCCAAGAAAGTCTTTCACCAATCATTCGATTGGTGAGCCTAGCTTGAATGCATACCAGCTGTTAGAGCGTGGAGCCAACAACTCCACTCTGGAATGGACTGTTGAAAACAATTCCCAGTGGATCCCTTCTCATTCACATGTGCAGGAGAAAAAAGAAGGGGAAAATGATTATCGGGTTGAAATGAGGTTCCAGCCCCTAGACTCCGTTTCCCATCAGAACTTTGGCTCTGGCATGAAATGCTCGGGTCTCCAAGGGCACAATTTGCAGAGGCTGCGTCAGCGAAACCATGAAGGCAAAGAATGGGGTCTTGCAGCCAGGGAGGGGTCCATGGACTCTGTGCAGATGCTTGACACCTTGAATGTTGGGGTTGACGTGGAGGAATGGCCTTTGCACAGGGACATTACTCTTTCACCCCCTTTAACGTCTTCTCCAGAACCACTGGAACAAGAAGGAGAGCATCTGAACCTGATAAAGACAAACTCA GGCTCCAGCTCTGTCCTGGTGGTCATGGTGATATTACTCAACATTGGTGTAGCcattttgttcattcatttctttatttaa
- the LOC127168809 gene encoding zinc finger protein 319: MYSGRMTEAWQQQHAVAPPPVGHPLLQGAENALGSAAYGIVLQADPALQQSQHGQHAQQHPLPAQQPQLQVGSEGGHKCGACGHDISHLANPHEHQCMVNQDRSFQCTQCMKIFNQATDLLEHQCVQVEQKPFVCGVCKMGFSLLTSLAQHHNEHTNGNNPMKCSICEKTYRPDSASSNPQQPSTAETSSDGAAMGSSSTTAFQGSDRPYKCSVCNKAFRHLSELSRHERVHTGEKPYKCDTCEKSFSQASHLAHHQRTHSADRPYKCAVCEKTFKHRQHLVRHMYAHSGEHLFKCNLCELHFKESSELLHHQCQPAGERPFRCAACGKSFKRPSDLRQHERTHSEERPFQCEECQMSFKQQYALVRHRRTHKNPADRPFKCNQCDKGFLQPSHLLYHQHVHGIESLFKCAACQKGFRQSGELLRHKCTESNSGSNAAEKPYKCDVCGKGYKKSSTLQRHQNSHCTEKPLKCSLCGRRFQSSSDFVQHRCDPAREKPMKCTDCERRFKYSSELQRHRRVHTGEKPFKCPTCDKGFKQREHLAKHGIVHSREAQFKCVWCGECFGELGALQEHTVQHTAEGGGYPASSCIE; encoded by the coding sequence ATGTACAGTGGAAGAATGACAGAAGCATGGCAACAGCAACATGCAGTGGCCCCTCCTCCTGTTGGGCACCCCCTTCTACAAGGGGCAGAGAATGCTTTGGGCAGTGCTGCGTATGGTATTGTCCTACAGGCAGACCCTGCTTTGCAGCAGTCTCAGCATGGCCAACATGCCCAGCAGCACCCGCTGCCAGCTCAGCAGCCTCAGCTGCAGGTGGGAAGTGAAGGTGGCCACAAATGTGGTGCTTGTGGCCATGATATTTCACACTTGGCCAATCCCCATGAGCACCAGTGCATGGTTAACCAGGACCGTTCTTTCCAGTGCACTCAGTGCATGAAGATCTTCAACCAAGCGACGGatcttctagagcatcagtgcgTCCAGGTTGAGCAGAAGCCgtttgtgtgtggtgtgtgCAAAATGGGATTCTCCCTTCTCACGTCTTTGGCACAGCATCATAATGAGCACACCAATGGAAACAATCCAATGAAGTGCTCCATTTGTGAAAAAACATACCGCCCGGACTCCGCCTCCTCTAACCCTCAGCAGCCCTCCACTGCTGAGACTTCCAGTGACGGGGCAGCCATGGGTTCCTCCTCCACTACAGCTTTCCAGGGCTCCGACCGTCCATACAAGTGCTCCGTGTGCAATAAGGCATTTCGTCACCTTTCGGAACTCTCACGTCACGAAAGAGTGCACACGGGCGAGAAGCCCTACAAGTGCGACACTTGCGAGAAGAGCTTCAGTCAAGCTTCTCATCTGGCGCACCACCAGCGCACTCACAGTGCAGATCGCCCGTATAAATGCGCCGTTTGCGAGAAGACCTTCAAGCACAGGCAGCACCTGGTACGGCACATGTACGCTCACTCTGGCGAGCACCTTTTCAAGTGCAACCTGTGCGAGCTTCATTTCAAGGAGTCATCCGAACTGCTACACCACCAGTGCCAGCCAGCCGGAGAGCGTCCCTTCCGCTGCGCGGCTTGTGGGAAGAGCTTCAAGCGGCCCTCGGACCTGAGGCAGCACGAGCGCACCCACTCCGAAGAGAGGCCGTTCCAGTGTGAGGAGTGTCAGATGAGCTTCAAGCAGCAGTACGCGCTCGTTCGCCACCGTCGTACGCACAAAAACCCAGCAGATCGCCCTTTCAAGTGCAATCAGTGTGACAAAGGTTTCCTGCAACCTTCCCACCTGCTGTACCACCAGCACGTCCATGGTATCGAGAGTCTGTTCAAATGTGCTGCTTGCCAAAAGGGCTTCAGACAATCAGGGGAACTTCTAAGGCACAAGTGTACCGAATCGAACTCTGGGTCAAATGCCGCAGAGAAGCCGTACAAGTGCGACGTGTGTGGGAAGGGCTACAAAAAGTCGTCGACGTTACAGAGGCACCAGAACTCCCATTGCACAGAGAAGCCGCTGAAGTGCTCGCTTTGCGGCCGCCGCTTCCAGTCCTCGTCCGATTTCGTGCAGCACCGTTGCGACCCTGCTCGGGAGAAGCCGATGAAATGCACGGACTGCGAGAGGCGCTTTAAATACTCATCCGAGTTGCAGAGACATCGGAGAGTCCATACAGGAGAGAAACCCTTCAAGTGTCCCACCTGTGACAAGGGATTCAAACAGCGAGAACACTTGGCCAAACATGGCATTGTCCACTCCCGGGAAGCCCAGTTTAAGTGTGTCTGGTGTGGAGAGTGTTTTGGAGAGCTTGGGGCCCTTCAAGAACATACGGTTCAACACACTGCAGAAGGAGGGGGCTATCCGGCGTCCTCATGCATAGAATAG